The Kocuria sp. TGY1127_2 genome includes a window with the following:
- a CDS encoding ammonium transporter, which produces MDQLTASDVWTVIAAALVLLMTPGLAFFYGGMTRVKAALNMMMMSFISIGLVGVVWVLWGSSMSSGKNMIPGVVGSPFADFGLGASLDSGDLMAAGFSATFAIITVALISGAIADRAKFGTWCVFVPLWITLVYAPLAFMVWADGGLFTAEGAIGSVLGEAIDFAGGLVVHINAGVAGLVLCLILGVRRGFGKDPNQRPHNLPFVMLGAALLWFGWFGFNAGAAADATQAGLIWINTLVCPAAAMLGWLLVERLRDGHATSLGSASGIVAGLVAITPACANVDPGWAIVLGIIAGMACALAVGLKYRFGYDDSLDVVGVHLVAGIIGTVALGFIATPSTGNAGLFYGGGVDQLIAQVVATVITVAYTAIMTFVIAMVLKKTIGFRVSEEEEVQGIDLASHAETAYAFVSGTSGQIGVRS; this is translated from the coding sequence GTGGACCAACTGACAGCAAGCGACGTGTGGACCGTCATTGCCGCCGCACTCGTCCTGCTCATGACGCCGGGCCTTGCGTTCTTCTACGGAGGCATGACCCGGGTCAAAGCAGCGCTCAACATGATGATGATGAGCTTCATCTCTATCGGGCTGGTGGGCGTCGTCTGGGTTCTGTGGGGATCCTCGATGTCCAGCGGGAAGAACATGATCCCGGGCGTCGTCGGCAGTCCGTTTGCGGACTTCGGCCTCGGCGCTTCACTGGATTCCGGCGACCTCATGGCCGCGGGTTTCTCCGCGACTTTCGCGATCATCACGGTCGCCCTCATCTCGGGAGCGATCGCTGACCGAGCGAAATTCGGAACCTGGTGTGTATTCGTTCCTCTCTGGATCACCCTTGTTTACGCGCCCTTGGCTTTCATGGTCTGGGCCGATGGCGGACTCTTCACGGCGGAGGGAGCGATCGGTTCCGTTCTGGGTGAGGCGATCGACTTCGCGGGCGGACTGGTCGTTCACATCAACGCCGGCGTCGCGGGCCTTGTCCTGTGCCTGATTCTCGGCGTACGCCGAGGATTCGGGAAGGACCCCAACCAGCGACCGCATAACCTGCCCTTCGTGATGCTCGGTGCTGCGTTGCTGTGGTTCGGGTGGTTCGGTTTCAACGCGGGCGCAGCGGCCGACGCCACTCAGGCCGGATTGATCTGGATCAATACCCTGGTATGCCCCGCGGCCGCAATGCTCGGGTGGCTGCTCGTGGAACGTCTGAGGGACGGTCACGCGACGTCACTGGGTTCCGCATCCGGGATCGTTGCCGGGCTCGTGGCCATCACCCCGGCGTGCGCGAATGTCGATCCCGGCTGGGCGATTGTGCTCGGAATCATCGCGGGAATGGCGTGTGCACTGGCGGTCGGGTTGAAGTACCGCTTCGGCTACGACGACTCGTTGGACGTCGTAGGAGTTCACCTGGTCGCGGGGATCATCGGCACCGTGGCCCTCGGGTTCATTGCAACACCGTCGACAGGAAATGCGGGTCTGTTTTACGGGGGAGGCGTGGACCAACTCATTGCCCAGGTGGTCGCTACCGTCATCACCGTCGCTTACACGGCGATCATGACCTTCGTGATCGCCATGGTCCTGAAGAAGACCATTGGCTTCCGGGTTAGTGAAGAAGAGGAAGTCCAAGGCATTGACTTGGCATCCCACGCCGAGACGGCATACGCCTTCGTCTCCGGAACGTCGGGGCAGATCGGCGTCCGAAGCTGA
- a CDS encoding 3-oxoacyl-ACP synthase III: MTANSSIHHRNSALLSVTKVEAEEVLPSSYFDEQLAGTYKRLKMPKGLLERLAGISERRSWSADSSFEHGAAQAGRAALEEAGIKPEQIGLFVNTSVTRDNFEPAVAVGIHHEIGLPRHALNFDMTNACLGFVNGLTVASSMIDAGAIEYALIVCGEDPSPWHETALNMLNRADSTRDDVLAQFATLTLGSGAAAAVVGRADRHPEGHQILGSISRAGTEHKDLCIGGEAGQGMSTDATGLLKYGLELVTDAWDRAHEDGWDWNDMDSYITHQISTSHTNAIIDAVGIDRDRIPVTFPYWGNVAAAALPMTLALEAERLKPGQRVLCMGVGSGLNTALMEIAW; this comes from the coding sequence TTGACCGCTAACTCGTCTATCCACCACCGTAATTCAGCACTTCTTTCAGTGACCAAGGTGGAGGCCGAAGAGGTTCTGCCCTCCTCATATTTCGACGAGCAGCTGGCAGGAACGTACAAACGCCTCAAAATGCCCAAGGGTCTCCTCGAACGCCTTGCAGGCATCAGCGAACGCCGTTCGTGGTCGGCAGACAGCTCGTTCGAACACGGCGCGGCACAAGCCGGACGCGCAGCCCTGGAAGAGGCCGGAATCAAACCGGAACAAATCGGTCTCTTCGTCAATACTTCGGTGACTCGCGACAATTTCGAGCCGGCCGTGGCTGTCGGAATTCACCACGAGATCGGTCTCCCCCGGCATGCGCTGAATTTCGACATGACCAACGCGTGCCTCGGCTTCGTCAACGGTCTCACCGTTGCCTCCTCGATGATCGACGCAGGAGCCATAGAATACGCGTTGATTGTGTGCGGTGAGGACCCTTCGCCGTGGCACGAGACGGCCCTGAATATGCTCAATCGTGCCGATTCGACGCGCGACGACGTTTTGGCTCAGTTCGCGACCCTGACCCTCGGTTCGGGTGCCGCGGCTGCCGTTGTAGGACGGGCGGACCGTCACCCGGAAGGACACCAGATCCTTGGGTCCATCTCGCGCGCAGGTACCGAGCACAAGGACTTGTGCATAGGCGGCGAGGCCGGACAAGGCATGAGCACGGACGCCACAGGGCTTCTCAAATACGGTCTGGAGCTCGTGACCGATGCCTGGGACCGCGCCCACGAAGACGGCTGGGACTGGAACGACATGGATTCCTACATCACCCACCAGATCTCGACGTCCCATACGAACGCCATCATTGACGCCGTCGGTATCGATCGTGACCGCATCCCTGTGACGTTCCCCTACTGGGGCAATGTAGCGGCAGCAGCACTGCCGATGACCCTGGCCCTCGAGGCCGAACGTTTGAAGCCTGGCCAACGCGTCCTCTGCATGGGCGTCGGGTCCGGATTGAACACCGCCCTCATGGAAATCGCCTGGTAG
- a CDS encoding P-II family nitrogen regulator: protein MKLVTAIVRPEQYESVKEALEAFGIHGMTVSETAGYGRQKGHTEVYRGAEYAVDLLLKVRLEILATEQQAIDVVEVIVSSANTGTTGDGKVWIQPIEEIVRVRTGERGEQAI, encoded by the coding sequence ATGAAACTCGTCACTGCAATTGTCCGCCCGGAGCAATACGAATCCGTCAAGGAAGCACTCGAAGCATTCGGGATACACGGCATGACCGTCTCCGAAACCGCAGGATACGGCAGACAAAAGGGCCACACCGAGGTCTACCGGGGTGCCGAATACGCCGTGGATCTATTGCTCAAGGTCAGGCTGGAAATCCTGGCTACGGAGCAGCAAGCCATCGATGTCGTTGAGGTCATCGTCTCCTCGGCCAATACTGGGACCACGGGAGACGGGAAAGTCTGGATCCAACCCATCGAAGAGATTGTACGAGTGCGCACAGGAGAACGTGGGGAGCAAGCCATCTGA
- a CDS encoding MFS transporter: protein MTAEPPESEPHIDGPTGGESIRESGRRSLPRPPVPTDLKVLVVAAFVIAAGYGVVAPVLPQFATSFGVGAAAAGAVMSAFALMRVAWAPAAGPIMSRIGERRTYLTGLAVVALSSAITAFAPNYALLVILRGLGGIGSVMFSISAMGLIARLAPPTIRAKVSGYYATSFMLGSIMGPVIGSLTATWGLRAPFIIYALALLLAIVVAAWKLRPADATTDTGSVLLPMKFPEALSIGSYRSLLVTSFAHGWANLGARVAIIPLLATGLAASVGAPAQGFGSGASIAGIALGIFAGGSALAQIIFGGLSDRWGRKPLLILGLSFSAVLTGIVGLSPGPWVFWILCLMAGLSTGLYTPSMQATLTDVVGSRRSGGNVMSAYQACADVGQIIAPVILGAVVDRVGFGPAFGISGALLGIAALVFFLTPRTSFPQSG, encoded by the coding sequence GTGACTGCCGAACCTCCCGAAAGCGAACCCCATATTGATGGGCCCACCGGTGGCGAGAGCATCCGCGAAAGCGGCAGACGGTCTTTGCCTCGGCCTCCGGTTCCGACCGATCTGAAGGTGTTGGTCGTCGCCGCGTTCGTGATCGCCGCTGGATACGGGGTCGTGGCTCCCGTTCTGCCCCAATTTGCGACATCATTCGGTGTAGGGGCCGCGGCAGCCGGAGCCGTCATGTCGGCTTTCGCCCTCATGCGGGTCGCCTGGGCACCTGCCGCGGGACCCATCATGTCCCGCATCGGTGAACGCCGCACCTATCTGACAGGACTAGCCGTCGTCGCGTTGTCCTCTGCCATCACCGCTTTCGCGCCCAACTATGCGCTGTTGGTGATCCTGAGAGGACTTGGCGGCATCGGTTCGGTCATGTTCTCCATCTCCGCGATGGGTCTGATTGCGCGTCTCGCTCCTCCAACCATTCGAGCCAAGGTCTCGGGATACTACGCGACCTCGTTCATGCTCGGAAGCATCATGGGTCCCGTCATCGGCAGCCTGACCGCCACGTGGGGCCTCAGGGCGCCCTTCATCATCTACGCCCTCGCGCTGCTTCTGGCCATCGTGGTCGCCGCGTGGAAACTACGCCCCGCGGATGCCACCACGGATACCGGTTCCGTCCTGCTGCCGATGAAATTCCCCGAAGCCCTATCCATCGGCAGCTATCGCTCACTGCTCGTCACGAGTTTCGCCCATGGTTGGGCTAATCTCGGTGCGCGAGTCGCCATCATTCCTCTGTTGGCCACTGGGCTGGCGGCTTCGGTGGGGGCGCCGGCCCAAGGCTTCGGCTCCGGGGCGAGTATCGCCGGTATCGCATTGGGTATCTTCGCTGGAGGATCGGCGCTGGCCCAGATCATTTTCGGCGGGCTCTCCGACCGATGGGGACGCAAGCCTCTGCTGATCCTCGGCCTTTCCTTCTCGGCGGTTCTCACCGGGATCGTCGGTCTTTCTCCGGGGCCGTGGGTCTTTTGGATCCTGTGCCTCATGGCAGGGCTCAGCACCGGCTTGTACACCCCGTCCATGCAAGCGACCCTGACCGACGTCGTGGGATCGCGCCGGTCGGGCGGAAACGTCATGTCCGCATATCAGGCGTGTGCCGACGTGGGGCAGATCATCGCGCCCGTGATTCTCGGCGCCGTCGTTGACCGAGTAGGCTTCGGCCCGGCTTTCGGAATCTCCGGCGCACTTCTCGGAATCGCGGCGCTCGTCTTCTTCCTGACCCCGCGCACGTCATTCCCGCAATCCGGTTGA
- the ftsY gene encoding signal recognition particle-docking protein FtsY gives MNDTLILILYILAGVVVLGGLAFVFLKGPKAPKGGYPETRDKDDAAPPVEEEARPQYETPAPVAGRLQRLRARLARSNSMLGKGLLALLSSEKIDQDVWDEIEETLLMADLGSEPSQRLVEALQTRVRIEGTDDPSRVKTMLREELLKIVDPTMDRELGLDGSGDNPGVVLVVGVNGVGKTTTVGKLARVMVAEEKTLLLGAADTFRAAAADQLETWGKRVGVDTVRSQTEGADPASVAFESASEAKKRGVDTLMVDTAGRLQNKAGLMDQLGKVKRVVEKVSPVTEVLLVIDATTGQNGMVQAKVFAEVVNITGIVLTKLDGTAKGGIVVAIQNELGVPVKLVGLGEGPDDLAPFDPEGFVEALID, from the coding sequence GTGAACGACACACTGATCCTGATCCTGTACATCTTGGCCGGCGTCGTGGTCCTCGGCGGCCTGGCTTTCGTGTTTCTCAAAGGCCCCAAGGCGCCAAAGGGCGGCTACCCCGAAACCCGGGACAAGGACGACGCGGCACCTCCCGTCGAAGAAGAAGCCCGACCGCAGTACGAAACGCCCGCACCGGTCGCCGGACGGCTTCAAAGGCTTCGCGCGCGTCTGGCCCGGTCCAACTCGATGCTCGGCAAAGGCCTGCTTGCTTTGTTGTCGAGCGAGAAAATTGACCAGGACGTCTGGGACGAAATCGAGGAAACCCTCCTCATGGCCGACCTCGGCTCTGAACCGTCACAGCGGTTGGTCGAAGCCCTGCAAACCCGCGTTCGCATCGAAGGCACAGATGATCCGTCCCGCGTTAAAACCATGTTGCGCGAGGAACTGCTCAAAATCGTCGACCCCACCATGGACCGTGAGCTCGGCCTTGACGGCAGCGGCGACAACCCTGGCGTGGTCCTCGTCGTCGGCGTCAACGGCGTCGGCAAGACCACGACAGTCGGCAAGCTTGCCCGTGTGATGGTCGCCGAGGAGAAAACCCTCTTGCTCGGGGCAGCCGATACGTTCCGTGCTGCCGCGGCCGACCAGCTCGAGACCTGGGGGAAACGCGTCGGCGTCGATACCGTCCGCTCCCAGACCGAGGGCGCCGACCCAGCTTCGGTGGCTTTCGAATCTGCCAGCGAGGCCAAGAAACGCGGGGTCGATACACTGATGGTCGATACCGCGGGGAGGCTGCAGAACAAGGCTGGGCTCATGGACCAGCTCGGGAAGGTCAAGCGCGTCGTCGAAAAGGTGTCGCCTGTTACCGAGGTTCTGCTTGTGATCGACGCTACGACCGGCCAGAACGGGATGGTCCAAGCGAAAGTCTTCGCCGAGGTCGTGAATATCACGGGGATTGTCCTGACCAAATTGGACGGTACAGCCAAGGGCGGAATCGTCGTGGCGATCCAGAATGAGCTTGGTGTACCCGTCAAACTTGTCGGTCTCGGGGAGGGACCGGACGATTTGGCGCCTTTCGATCCTGAAGGTTTCGTCGAGGCGCTCATCGACTGA
- the smc gene encoding chromosome segregation protein SMC produces MHLKTLTVKGFKSFASATSFEFEPGVTAVVGPNGSGKSNVVDALSWVMGEQGAKSLRGGKMEDVIFAGTSGRAPLGRAHVSLTIDNADGALPIEYSEVTISRTLFRTGGSEYAINGNSCRLLDIQELLSDSGLGREMHVIVGQGQLDRILHATPEERRGFIEEASGVLKHRRRKEKTLRKLASMETNVSRLEDLTGEIGRQLTPLGRQAKVARRAQRIQHDVRDARARIYADDWVQASTALDTDADELQKVREQLKARESAHEQVSRRIAELEAEASRVSPEVTRARDTWYALSQLRERFESLTQLAQERLRTQSTPVGRAHLRDPERLQENADRIASDLEAADAALVEARARHEEYGKLRLDREEEARTAEEHHANLLAAAAEQRENIASLRGKMATARSEHETLTARREEQEREVEAIRQRLEDYRVELERQTEVSGPTEEDTSTASEASDAAHAATERSQTALDAAATELNSVRREHDAARARVEALKESMPAADATEAILERFREQTSRVREQLAVDHESAAAVSTALGPVADGLALSETEDFGTILDEARAAGLGVLSLMLGPTSQVGDVGTKGHEAFGEYLGALKSDGVVDVTWAPQAIAGGRLADEARSLLRRCALVPDARSAAQLRERFIDDAEHGVVLPEAWRIVASDGTVVEEQQVRGGSAEGASGLEIFARIEAAQARVDELGRVYASAERAHREASEEHRRVRDEARAAREEFARISRESTASAAALSRARTLVSSTEEEVEQALRRLDELKAREPEVADRLKQAVGAVSAALELQDHDGGQALERAEKMRNEAADEAKAARSRETEALLGLRGAQGQIDQLKQRYDAALRSVASERAAHAEVERQEKQRKAKYAATSLVLAMIGTVRERIEASLNVAQDERERVQTRRAGIESRLAEGREEEKKIRDELDSTRSKAHSGELERATREAKLESLRETILEELSLTAETLVSDYGPHLPIPVLDDAGEVEGEEPFVREVQEKRLAKARKDLKALGKVNPLALEEFAALEERHTYLVQQLEDLKASRSDLEEIIRDVDDHVRQVFTQAFHDTQEQFVRVFSTLFPGGEGKLVLTDPSDMLTTGIEVHAKPAGKKVKRLSLLSGGERSLTAIAMLVAIFKARPSPFYVMDEVEAALDDRNLGRLLTILKELQVSSQLIIITHQKRTMEIADALYGVSMRGDGITQVISQKLADLR; encoded by the coding sequence GTGCACCTCAAGACGTTGACGGTCAAGGGATTCAAATCTTTCGCATCAGCAACTTCCTTCGAATTCGAGCCCGGCGTCACCGCGGTCGTCGGACCGAACGGTTCGGGGAAATCGAATGTCGTGGACGCCCTGTCCTGGGTTATGGGGGAACAGGGTGCGAAGTCGTTGCGCGGCGGAAAAATGGAAGATGTGATCTTCGCTGGTACCTCCGGTCGGGCCCCGCTCGGTCGCGCCCATGTCTCTCTGACAATCGACAACGCCGATGGCGCTCTGCCCATTGAGTATTCCGAAGTCACGATCTCGCGGACGCTGTTCCGCACCGGTGGCTCCGAGTACGCGATCAACGGGAACTCATGTCGCCTTCTCGATATCCAGGAGCTGCTCTCGGACTCGGGTCTGGGCAGGGAAATGCACGTTATCGTGGGGCAAGGCCAGCTTGACCGCATTCTTCACGCGACCCCGGAAGAACGGCGAGGTTTCATCGAAGAAGCCTCAGGCGTTCTCAAACACCGGCGCCGCAAGGAGAAGACTCTTCGCAAACTCGCGTCCATGGAAACGAACGTTTCCCGTCTCGAAGATCTGACGGGTGAAATAGGGCGTCAACTGACTCCGCTGGGACGGCAAGCCAAGGTCGCGCGACGAGCGCAGAGGATCCAGCACGATGTCCGTGATGCGAGGGCCCGTATCTATGCGGACGACTGGGTTCAGGCCTCCACCGCGCTCGACACGGACGCGGATGAGCTCCAGAAGGTCCGGGAGCAGCTCAAGGCCCGGGAGTCTGCGCACGAGCAGGTGTCTCGGAGGATCGCCGAATTGGAGGCGGAAGCTTCGCGGGTGAGTCCAGAGGTTACGCGCGCGCGAGATACCTGGTACGCATTGTCCCAGCTCCGGGAGCGTTTCGAGTCTTTGACCCAACTCGCGCAGGAGCGGTTGAGAACCCAATCGACGCCCGTGGGACGTGCGCATCTTCGCGACCCCGAGCGGCTCCAAGAGAACGCGGATCGGATCGCCTCCGACCTTGAGGCAGCGGATGCAGCCCTGGTCGAAGCGCGCGCGAGGCATGAAGAATACGGAAAACTTCGTCTGGACCGGGAAGAGGAAGCCCGAACCGCAGAAGAGCACCATGCGAACCTTCTCGCCGCGGCCGCCGAGCAACGCGAGAACATCGCTTCGCTTCGGGGCAAAATGGCCACGGCGAGATCTGAACACGAGACGCTGACCGCTCGGCGCGAGGAACAGGAACGCGAAGTCGAGGCGATTCGTCAGCGTCTCGAGGATTACCGCGTCGAATTGGAGCGACAAACCGAAGTTTCCGGGCCGACTGAGGAAGATACCTCGACTGCCTCGGAAGCATCGGATGCCGCCCACGCTGCCACCGAAAGGAGCCAAACGGCCCTGGATGCCGCGGCGACGGAACTGAATTCGGTCCGTCGCGAGCACGACGCCGCCCGGGCTCGTGTAGAGGCCCTGAAAGAATCCATGCCGGCCGCGGACGCTACGGAGGCGATCCTCGAAAGGTTCCGTGAACAGACCTCGCGAGTTCGCGAGCAGCTTGCGGTGGACCACGAATCCGCGGCGGCCGTATCGACCGCATTGGGACCGGTTGCTGATGGGCTCGCCCTCTCGGAAACAGAGGATTTCGGGACCATCTTGGATGAAGCGCGCGCTGCCGGCCTCGGCGTCCTGAGCCTGATGCTGGGCCCAACCAGCCAGGTGGGGGACGTTGGGACAAAAGGTCATGAGGCATTCGGGGAATACCTCGGGGCGCTGAAGTCCGATGGTGTCGTCGACGTGACCTGGGCGCCTCAGGCCATTGCCGGAGGGCGACTCGCGGACGAGGCACGCTCACTCTTGCGTCGGTGCGCGCTTGTCCCCGACGCGAGGTCAGCCGCACAGCTGCGTGAGCGGTTCATCGATGATGCGGAGCATGGTGTCGTTCTCCCTGAAGCCTGGCGGATAGTCGCTTCGGACGGAACCGTGGTCGAGGAACAGCAAGTTCGCGGGGGAAGCGCCGAGGGCGCATCAGGGCTCGAGATCTTCGCGCGGATCGAAGCGGCACAGGCACGTGTCGACGAGCTCGGCCGCGTCTATGCGTCGGCCGAGAGGGCACACCGTGAAGCCTCCGAAGAACACCGTCGAGTTCGCGATGAGGCACGCGCCGCTCGCGAAGAATTCGCGCGCATCAGCCGCGAGTCCACCGCGAGCGCTGCCGCTTTGTCGAGGGCGAGGACCTTGGTCTCCTCGACGGAAGAGGAAGTCGAACAGGCGCTTCGCCGGTTGGATGAGCTCAAAGCAAGGGAACCGGAGGTCGCCGACCGGCTCAAACAGGCCGTGGGCGCTGTCTCGGCCGCATTGGAACTTCAGGACCACGATGGGGGTCAGGCCCTGGAACGGGCCGAGAAAATGCGCAATGAGGCTGCGGACGAGGCCAAAGCAGCGAGATCACGGGAGACCGAGGCCCTACTCGGCCTGCGTGGTGCTCAGGGACAGATTGACCAGTTGAAGCAGAGGTACGACGCCGCGTTGCGCTCGGTGGCTTCCGAACGCGCCGCACACGCCGAAGTCGAACGGCAGGAGAAACAGAGGAAGGCAAAATACGCCGCGACGAGCCTGGTGCTGGCGATGATCGGCACCGTGAGGGAACGCATTGAAGCTTCCCTGAATGTCGCCCAGGATGAGCGTGAACGAGTCCAGACGCGTCGGGCCGGCATCGAGTCTCGCCTGGCCGAAGGGCGCGAAGAAGAGAAGAAGATCCGCGACGAGTTGGATTCGACGCGTTCCAAGGCGCACTCGGGAGAACTCGAGCGAGCGACTCGGGAGGCCAAACTCGAATCTCTCAGAGAGACGATTCTCGAAGAGCTGAGCCTCACGGCGGAAACGCTCGTCTCGGATTACGGGCCGCACCTTCCGATTCCCGTGCTCGACGACGCCGGCGAGGTAGAGGGGGAGGAACCCTTTGTCCGAGAAGTTCAGGAAAAGCGTCTGGCCAAGGCTCGTAAAGACCTCAAAGCGCTGGGCAAGGTCAACCCTCTGGCGCTCGAGGAATTCGCGGCCTTGGAGGAACGCCACACGTACTTGGTGCAGCAGCTCGAGGACCTCAAAGCCTCGCGCTCGGACCTCGAAGAGATCATTCGTGACGTGGACGATCATGTCAGGCAGGTTTTCACCCAGGCCTTCCACGACACTCAGGAGCAATTCGTCCGGGTCTTCTCAACGCTTTTCCCGGGTGGCGAGGGAAAACTAGTCCTGACCGATCCGAGCGACATGTTGACGACGGGCATCGAGGTTCACGCCAAGCCGGCCGGCAAAAAGGTCAAAAGGTTGTCTCTGCTCTCGGGCGGCGAGCGCTCGTTGACAGCAATAGCGATGTTGGTTGCGATCTTCAAGGCTCGGCCGTCGCCGTTCTACGTGATGGATGAGGTCGAAGCGGCACTGGACGATCGTAATCTCGGGCGGCTTCTGACGATCCTCAAAGAGCTGCAGGTTAGTTCGCAGCTGATCATCATTACACACCAGAAACGAACTATGGAGATCGCCGACGCCCTGTACGGCGTCTCGATGCGCGGCGACGGCATCACCCAGGTGATTTCGCAAAAACTCGCCGACTTGCGGTGA